In Seriola aureovittata isolate HTS-2021-v1 ecotype China chromosome 17, ASM2101889v1, whole genome shotgun sequence, a genomic segment contains:
- the rcvrna gene encoding recoverin a, with protein MGNTKSSALSKELLDDLKSNTKYSETELCTWYQSFLKECPSGKISKEQFEGIYASFFPNADPTAYARHVFRSFDTNADGTLDFKEYIVALHLTSGGKTLQKLEWAFALYDVDGNGTISKNEIEEIVRSIFNMIPTDDQKNLPEDENTPEKRAEKIWEFFGKKDNDKISEGEFIQGVMDNKDILRLIQYDEPQKIKDKLKEKKQ; from the exons ATGGGGAATACTAAGAGCAGCGCTTTGTCGAAGGAGCTCCTGGACGATTTGAAATCCAACACAAAATACTCAGAGACCGAGCTCTGCACTTGGTACCAGTCCTTCCTGAAGGAGTGTCCCAGCGGGAAGATCAGCAAGGAGCAGTTTGAAGGCATCTACGCCAGCTTCTTCCCAAACGCAGACCCCACGGCGTACGCTCGCCACGTGTTCAGGAGTTTTGACACCAACGCGGATGGCACTTTGGACTTTAAGGAGTACATCGTCGCTCTGCATCTCACCTCTGGGGGAAAGACTCTGCAGAAGCTGGAGTGGGCCTTTGCCCTGTACGACGTGGACGGGAACGGAACCATCAGCAAAAATGAAATCGAAGAGATCGTTAGG TCAATATTCAACATGATTCCTACTGATGACCAGAAGAACCTCCCCGAGGATGAAAACACACCGGAGAAGAGGGCTGAAAAAATCTGGGAATTCTTTGGGAAGAAAGATAATG ATAAAATTTCAGAGGGAGAATTCATTCAGGGCGTGATGGATAACAAGGACATCTTGCGGTTGATACAATATGATGAACCTCAGAAAATCAAAGACaagctgaaagagaagaagcaaTAG
- the LOC130184564 gene encoding germ cell-specific gene 1-like protein, protein MRLEHGHRASLALTLNFVAFAFALSAVTTNYWCEGTRKVAKPFCTGPPVKVKQWFCIRFNSSNINDTRLVQYIFETGEEKFLLRKFHTGIFFSCEQAVDMNGFDCRDFSEIAPEHERGVLWLCIVAESLYLTLLFTGGALMTLEQCPCFSIMNKLKLSAFAALCTALSGLCGMVAHMMFTTIFQLAVAMGPEDWRPKTWDYSWSYVLAWGSFGTCMGSAVTALNRYTKTIIEFKYKRRNIEKSLMIKQKMMELDFPEQVWDMYLTAVPTDAEAPLELPVNGHKPSTGTTYVVEMDNVPEQQGEAYC, encoded by the exons ATGAGGCTAGAGCACGGGCACCGGGCTTCTCTGGCGCTCACCCTCAACTTTGTGGCGTTTGCTTTTGCCTTATCAGCGGTGACCACCAACTACTGGTGCGAGGGGACCAGGAAGGTGGCCAAACCCTTCTGCACAGGACCGCCTGTGAAAGTGAAGCAGTGGTTCTGCATCCGCTTCAACAGCTCCAACATCAATGACACCCGGCTGGTGCAGTACATCTTCGAGACCGGAGAGGAGAAGTTTCTGTTGAGGAAGTTCCACACGGGCATATTTTTCTCCTGTGAGCAGGCCGTTGACATGAACG GGTTTGACTGTCGAGACTTCTCAGAGATCGCACCAGAGCATGAAAGAG GGGTCCTGTGGTTGTGTATCGTGGCTGAGAGTCTTTACCTCACCCTGCTCTTCACAGGGGGGGCTCTGATGACTCTGGAGCAGTGTCCCTGCTTCAGTATCATGAACAAACTGAAGCTCAGTGCCTTCGCTGCCTTGTGCACTGCCCTGTCAG GCCTTTGTGGGATGGTGGCCCACATGATGTTTACCACCATATTCCAGCTGGCTGTCGCTATGGGACCAGAAGACTGGAGGCCCAAGACCTGGGATTACAGCTGGTCTTATGT CTTAGCGTGGGGCTCTTTTGGCACCTGCATGGGTTCTGCGGTGACAGCTCTGAACAGGTACACGAAGACAATCATAGAGTTTAAATACAAGCGGCGGAACATCGAGAAGAGCCTGATGATCAAGCAGAAGATGATGGAGCTGGACTTTCCCGAGCAGGTGTGGGACATGTACCTGACGGCTGTGCCCACTGACGCAGAGGCACCGCTAGAACTGCCGGTGAACGGCCACAAGCCCTCCACAGGAACCACGTACGTGGTGGAAATGGACAATGTACCAGAACAACAAGGAGAGGCATACTGCTGA
- the LOC130184563 gene encoding protein NATD1-like isoform X1, whose product MYLKMFSRLTAVTLRVKYFPTLSTLSSSCRLMVEHDRQNQRFTVTPGSGTGAHECAVLNYRFTGEKEVDLMSTYVPETFRGQGVAALLSQAAMDYLVEENLKAHVSCWYIRKYIEEHPLQHLKDLIIT is encoded by the exons ATgtacttaaaaatgttttccagacTCACTGCTGTAACTCTCCGAGTTAAGTATTTTCCGACACTCAGTACTTTAAGCTCCAGCTGCAGGTTGATGGTGGAACATGACCGACAGAACCAGCGCTTCACCGTCACACCGGGCAGCGGAACCG GGGCCCATGAATGTGCGGTGCTGAACTACAGATTCACTGGGGAGAAGGAGGTGGATCTAATGTCGACCTATGTACCAGAGACGTTCAGGGGCCAAGGTGTTGCTGCACTGCTGTCTCAG GCTGCCATGGACTATCTGGTTGAAGAAAACCTCAAGGCTCATGTCTCCTGTTGGTACATAAGGAAATACATTGAGGAACACCCGTTGCAACATTTAAAGGACCTCATCATCACTTGA
- the LOC130184563 gene encoding protein NATD1-like isoform X2, with the protein MVEHDRQNQRFTVTPGSGTGAHECAVLNYRFTGEKEVDLMSTYVPETFRGQGVAALLSQAAMDYLVEENLKAHVSCWYIRKYIEEHPLQHLKDLIIT; encoded by the exons ATGGTGGAACATGACCGACAGAACCAGCGCTTCACCGTCACACCGGGCAGCGGAACCG GGGCCCATGAATGTGCGGTGCTGAACTACAGATTCACTGGGGAGAAGGAGGTGGATCTAATGTCGACCTATGTACCAGAGACGTTCAGGGGCCAAGGTGTTGCTGCACTGCTGTCTCAG GCTGCCATGGACTATCTGGTTGAAGAAAACCTCAAGGCTCATGTCTCCTGTTGGTACATAAGGAAATACATTGAGGAACACCCGTTGCAACATTTAAAGGACCTCATCATCACTTGA